TAATGGACAATCAGGATGGAACTGGGTATGTAGAAGAATTTGAGCCTTTTGTATCTACTGATATGCATGGATACACGGGAGCTGATCATGTGACGTTTGAACGCAATGTTCATTATGACAAGTACATGGATGACATGGATGAAGCCGAAGCGGAACGATCAGAGGATTAAAAAAAGGAGGAAAGGTCACATGGCCTTTCCTTTTTCGTGTAAAAAATAGCTCCCCAATATTGATCTTTCATTTATTCAAGTATAGGGACGATTACTGTAAGACTTAGTTTCGAGATATTGGATCATAGTGATGGCCCTGCGGGGGACGATTCGCTTTCCGCGGCCCTGCACGACGCAGGGTCGTTCGACGTTGCCACAGGACGTGGCGGTCTTAGTCGAACATCCCTTGCGCTGAACTTCCTCAGGCTGACGCCTTCCGGGATCTCACCCTTCATGTGCATCCTGCAGGAGTCTCGCCGTTCCCCTCCGGACCTTGCGATAGCTGTGACTCGAAATCACCCCGGAGTAACACTGGATTATGATGCAGGGAGAACCCTCAGAACACGTTTTATAGCTTGCCCACGTGGATTAAAACCATTATATGAGGTGAGCTTTCTCATTATTTTCAGGTTTGAATAGTAAGCGAATACTTGGGGACTTTTACGTTCTTCATACGCCCTATAGAATAAGAGCCATTCCTTGTTTTCGTCCATACATCTCTTGGTATTGACTTTCTCAATATCATCGCCAGGAGGTCCGGGAAATTTCGAGACTCCTATGGGATAATCGGACATGGTGAGATCCCACAGGTCATAGCCCGAGGAAGCTCACCGTACGCCCATGGAAAGCGAGTGATTTCCCGGACCTCCAAACGAAGACTTATGTAACGGAAATATTCTAGACATATAATAGAATTTTGCACTTAGAAAAATAAGAAAGGGAGCTTCCGCTTAGTGGAAGCTCCCTTTCTTGTAGATTAATTATAGGTTTAGTAGCCAACTTCGATGGAAGTATTGACCATGTACATTTGATCGTTTTTATCGTCCTTATCCTCAAGAACAATTCCGCTCGTAGTTTTCATGCCGCCTTCCATAACTTCAATCGTTACTTCACCATAAGGGATTGCTTTTTTTACTTCCTCATGGTCCAGTTGATCATGATCGCAAGGCAAAGCCAGTTTCACATTTGTTTTCATATTATCAAGCGATTTTTCGGGCAAAGCCTCGCGTATGCCTGGCATAGAATTTGTGTGGATAGCATTTTTAATCGCACGTACGGCGGCTTTTGTAATGTTTTGACCATGAACGTCAATTCCCATTCCTGTTTGAACGAA
The Halobacillus halophilus DSM 2266 DNA segment above includes these coding regions:
- a CDS encoding Lin0512 family protein, whose translation is MDQMLFVQTGMGIDVHGQNITKAAVRAIKNAIHTNSMPGIREALPEKSLDNMKTNVKLALPCDHDQLDHEEVKKAIPYGEVTIEVMEGGMKTTSGIVLEDKDDKNDQMYMVNTSIEVGY